The DNA segment AATCTGGGCGGGGGTTGTGGAGAAGAGTGAAAGAAGAGACATCACGAAGGCAAACCTCTCCATACTCTCACCCTTGATCACGAGCCGCCCCCAGGTCCTTCGCCGTCCTTCGGCGGCTCCAGGATGACGAATGTCCGGGTTTCGCGAGAGTAGACATTCGTTCATGATCGTCGCTTCGCGCAAACACAACACTCGTCATTCTGAGCCCGGCGCAGCGCGGGCGAAGAATCCGGGCGGGGTTGTGGAGAAGAGTGAGGAGTGAAAGAAGAGACATCACGAAGGTAAACCTCTCCATACTCTCACCCTTGATCACGAGCCCCCGCCATCCTTCGCCGTCCTTCGGCGGCTCAGGATGACGAATCAACGCTGACCTCCAACCTCAAACCTCCAACCTCCAACTTCGAGCGGCCGGAGGCGCGAGTCGCGCTACGGCGCGCCCACGAGACCGGCAATCGCGCGCAGCAGCTCGTGAGGCGTGAACGGCTTTCTCACGTAGTCATTGAACCCCGCCTCGAGGGCGAGCTCGCGCTCGAGAGGTCCACCAAACGCGGTCAGCGCAACGGCCGGAATCCTTCCCCGCTCGCCGCTCCGCGCCCGAAGGCGACGCACCAGCGCGTGCCCGTCCTCGGCGGGCATGGCGATGTCACTGACGAGCACATCGAACGTCAGCTCCGTCAGGCGATCGAAGGCTTCCGCCGCGCTGCTCGCCGTCACGACCGTTGCTCCCGCTCCCCGCAGAACCGTGGCAACCATCGTCCGCATCTCGAGCGCGTCGTCCACCATCAGTGCCTTCACGCCAGGCAGCCGGATTTTCGCCTGAACCGGCGGCTCATCCGCGGCTCCGATCGGCATCATCCGCGAAATTCGAGTCGCGGCGACGCCGCGAGCCGGCAGCGTCACCGTGAAGGTCGAGCCCTTCCCCAGTCCCTCGCTCTCCGCGCGCACCGTGCCGCCGTGCATCTCGACCAGTTGCTTCACAATCGAGAGGCCGAGCCCGAGGCCACCGTACTGCCGTGTGCTGCTTCCGCCTCCCTGGCTCAGACTCTCGAAAACCCGCGGTAGGAACTCGGGGCTGATGCCCGCCCCCGTGTCCTTGATCGCGATCTCGACATCGGTCCCGTCAGACGAGAACCTCACCTTGATGAGACCCCCCTGAGGAGTGAACTTCACCGCATTCGACAGAATGTTCCAGAAGATCTGCTGAAGCCGCGTGGGGTCACCGTAAACACTAGGAGCACCATGCGCGAACGACTCCTCGATGATCCGGATGTTCTTGTTCTCGGCGGCAGGCATGATCGTACGGATCGTGAGGAGCAGAGTCGCTGCGACTTCCACGAGCTCCCGCGTCAGCTCGAGCTTCCCGGTGAGCAGGCGCGAAACGTCCAGCATGTCGTCGATGAGACGCGATTGCGTCTGCGCAGACTGACGGATCGACTCGATCGCGACGAGCTGCGTCTTCGCGTCGAGATCACCGCTGAGAAGAAGCTCGGACCACCCGAGGATCGAGGTCAGCGGAGTTCGCAGCTCATGGGAACTCGTCGCGAGAAACTCGTCTTTTGCGCGATTCAGCGCCTCCGACTCCCGGTACTGCTGCACCAGATTCTCTTCGACCTTCTTGCGATCTTCGATGTCGGTGCTCGAGCCGATCCAGAGCGTGATCGCTCCGCCGGCATCGCGCAGCGCCGAAGCACGCGTGAGGAACCAACGGTAGACGCCTGCTGCGCTGAGAAGGCGGCACTCGTGCTGGAACGGCTCACCGGTCGCCATCGAATGAGCCCACTTTCTGGTGTGCTCCTCCACTTCGTCCGCGTGGGCGAAGTTCATCGGGCCCGACGAGCACGCTTCCCTGCTCGTCGATCCGGTGAACTCGATGAGCTGCCGGTTCACGTAATCGACGTTGCCGTCCGGCGTCGCGGTGAAAATCATCAGCGGCACCGCCTCGGCGAGAAAGCGGAAACGCTCCGCGCTGATACGCGCGGCTTCCTCCGCCTTTTTCCTGTCCGTGATGTCGCGGATGTTGCACTGGATGACCTTGAGCTCTCCCACCATGTAGGAGTTGCTCACGAACTCCACTTCGACCCGTCTGCCGAGCTTCGTTTCGAGCGGCATGTCCTCGTAACGGATGTATCCCGTGTCCTGCAGACGTTCCATCGCAGCCCGGCTCTCGTCCTGGTCCGAGAAGAGACCGATCTCCCACAGTTCCTTGCCGACCAGCTCATCGAGCGGATAGCCGAGCATGTCAATGACGAAAGGATTCGCGTCGACGATTTTGCCGCTCTTCTCCTCGAGGATGAGAATCGCATCCTGGGCGGTCTCGAAAAGCCGCCGGTACCGCTCCTCTGAAG comes from the Acidobacteriota bacterium genome and includes:
- a CDS encoding PAS domain S-box protein, whose protein sequence is MANQPPTLPAAGAANLQLSPEISEPRYRRLFETAQDAILILDADRQPATIMDANPFVLDLLGYTLDELVGKELWQIGLFSDKAESQVAMERLRKTGYIRYHDIPLETKQGTPVEVELVSNTYMVDGRNVIQCTIRVITERTEAAIALVASEERYRRLFETAQDAILILEEKSGKIVDANPFVIDMLGYPLDELVGKELWEIGLFSDQDESRAAMERLQDTGYIRYEDMPLETKLGRRVEVEFVSNSYMVGELKVIQCNIRDITDRKKAEEAARISAERFRFLAEAVPLMIFTATPDGNVDYVNRQLIEFTGSTSREACSSGPMNFAHADEVEEHTRKWAHSMATGEPFQHECRLLSAAGVYRWFLTRASALRDAGGAITLWIGSSTDIEDRKKVEENLVQQYRESEALNRAKDEFLATSSHELRTPLTSILGWSELLLSGDLDAKTQLVAIESIRQSAQTQSRLIDDMLDVSRLLTGKLELTRELVEVAATLLLTIRTIMPAAENKNIRIIEESFAHGAPSVYGDPTRLQQIFWNILSNAVKFTPQGGLIKVRFSSDGTDVEIAIKDTGAGISPEFLPRVFESLSQGGGSSTRQYGGLGLGLSIVKQLVEMHGGTVRAESEGLGKGSTFTVTLPARGVAATRISRMMPIGAADEPPVQAKIRLPGVKALMVDDALEMRTMVATVLRGAGATVVTASSAAEAFDRLTELTFDVLVSDIAMPAEDGHALVRRLRARSGERGRIPAVALTAFGGPLERELALEAGFNDYVRKPFTPHELLRAIAGLVGAP